The following nucleotide sequence is from Terriglobia bacterium.
CACAACAGCGTGATCGCGGAGAACGCGTTGCCGGGAACAATCTTTCTCATTCCTTCAAAAATATAAGAGGGTGGCAGGGCGTGTCCTACATACTGCATCCATACCGGCAGTGTTGAGAGCGGATAGAAGACACTGGCAAATGGAGAGATAAGAGCGGGAATGAGATGCCTGAAAAGGCCACCTGCCCCAGATCATTGAGAACAGCTCCGAATCAAGAATCTTCCTTTATTCTCAGGGACATCTTTCTGTTGTCATTCCCAGGCTGGCGGTGCTTCCTGGATGGCACCCAGCTCAGTTTCCCGATTGCCACTTCACTCAATAATGCCGGTCAGCTTGCTTTTGCAGGTTTTACCAGCAACAGCGTTGGAACATTCCTATTTGCAAATCAGTGAGAAGCACAAATGATTCGCTTAGCCGCTTCATTTAAAATCGTGCTATACTCAATTTCGCAATGATGATACGGATCAAATCCATGATGAGACGGCGCGTCAATCGCGTTCGGCCTTCGGGATTGGTCTGTCCATAGTACTTATTTAGTCAGATTCAAGTTCTCCGAAGGCCCCGACAAAAGTCGGGGCCTTTTGACGTTTATGAAGGTTTTTGGCCGGTAGCCAAGCTGGAAAGGCACGTGACTGTTACTCACGCTATGCGCAGGTTCGAATCCTGCCCGGCCAGCCAGATTTAGTAAACAATGGCTCGCTAGTTCAGTAGGAAGAACGTGGCTCTCATAAAGCCATCGTGGATGGTTCGAATCCATCGCGAGCCACCATTTTGGGAGGGTCCTCCGGGAGGGGCAGTGCCTTATAAGCACTTCGGCGCCAGATTAGCGCGGCTAGGCAGGTTCGACTCCTGCACCCTCTACCAAGATGTTTCGCGCCGGTAGTTCAACGGATCAGAATAGTTGGCCTACACCCAACAGATGCGGGTTCAACTCCCGAACGGCGCACCATGCAGGATTAGCTCGAAGGTCGAGCCCGCGATCGATAATCGCGAGGTGTTGGTTCGATTCGAGCATCCTGCACCAGTTTGCATGAGGGCGTGTGGCTGAATGGATCAGGGACTTGACTACGAATCAAGTTCATGTGGGTTCGAGTCCTACAGCGTCCTCCAGAAGTTAATGGGAGCTCTTTTCAGAACAGCGATCGCACCGCAGCGAACTTGTCTGCGCCGGCCTAAAGCTGACATTCTAGTTTTGGAACGAGATTGCGCTAACACGTGATTTCAATTTTTTGCTTAAAATCACCGTACAATAAACGTACAATGGATCCGGCGTTGCAGGCGTTTTAGGCACTGTGGGCATTGTAGGATTCTCGTCGAATCAATAACTTGTCTGTTTTCAGCATCCGGAGCAGTTCGATCCCGACTAGCTCCACCATGTACATTCCTTTTGTTTCTACCACTTACAGCTCACCCGTTTTTCACTGTACCGTTTTGTACCGCCGAATTTTGACCGAGTGGAATTTCTGCCTTACTTTTCTCCCGGTCTTTATGCATCTTTTCGTCTATACCCGCCACGCCGCCAAGTGCCACCGGCGTGATCGCTTTTGGAGGCGCTGTCACTGTCAGAAGTGGATCCAGGGCGTCCTGAACGGCAAGCCAATTTGCGTAGCCGCTTGGACCAATGACTGGGATACGGCTGAGACAAAAGCTCGTGAGATGGAACATCCCGTCCTGGCAGCTAAGCCGCCAACACACCAGCCTGTTGTTGCAGAGGTCCAAACAGCGCCGCACAGAATCACGATCAAGGAATCGGTCGAGTCGTTTCTTGAGGATGAGGAAGGGCGACATTTGCGGAAGGGAACAACAGGACAGAGCAAGACTCTGCTGCAACATCAGTTGATACCTTGGGCTCACCAACAGGGGCTTAGGTATCTCGACCAGTTGACGGTCTCAGTCTTGGCTCGATTCCGCGCGCACTGGAGTAAGGATCTTGAGAACTGCCAGAATACCGCGCGGAGGAAGCACGAACGGCTCTGTGGCTTTTTTCACTTTTGCATCCGCAGCGAGTGGCTGAACAAGAACCCTGCCCGGCTGTTAAAACCGATCAAGGTTAACCGAGTGCCAACCGGATATTACACGCGCGATGAGTTCGCCCGCATTGTCGACGCGACGTATGCATACGGGAACTGGAAGGGCGGTCACGACTTTGAACACCGAGGTAAATGACTTCGAGCACTACTACTGCTTATGCGTTGGGGAGGATTGGCGATTACTGACGCCGTGACTCTTGAACGGGCAAAGCTTACGCGAGACGGAAAGCTATTTCTGTATCGTGCAAAGACAGGTACTCCGGTCTACGTGCCGCTGCCTGCGGAGGTAGCACAACTGCTTCGAGAGATTCCTAACTCCAATCCACGTTACTTCTTTTGGTCGGGAATGGGCGAAAGAGAGAGCGCCAAGAAATCTTGGGACAAGAGCCTTCGCCGGGTGTTTCAGAGCGCGAACCTGCGCGAACCCGACGGAACTCCCAAACGATGCACCGCCCACATGTGCCGGGATACGTTTGCCGTGGAGCTGCTGCTTTCCGGCGTGCCCCTTGATCAGGTCTCTTTGCTGCTCGCCCACGACAGCATCAAGGTGACAGAAAAACACTATGCTCCATTTGTCAAAGCCCGCCAGGAACAACTTGAAGCAAGCGTTCGACTTGCGTGGCGCAACATGAGCGGAATTGCTGCCTCAGCCGAATCGCGGCCAGGGGGCCTGTCCCGACCAGACTAGGCCGGTTTTTGCAACTTGCGATGGACCCGCCTAAGGACGCTCTCCGGGATCCTTCGCGTCACATAGGTCCTCTTCCGACGGGACCTGTGGTTGGCGAGTTCTATCACACCGGGCTCGTGTTCGAAAATCCTGCGGACGGTTTTTTGGCTCAATCCCCACAAGTGCGAAATCTCGTTGATCGAGTAGTGTTTTTCGAACGTATCGCTCGCGGTGTGGTCCTCAATGGTCTTTGGCAATTCCCGAGCGCCTGGAGTGTTCGGCCCGGAATTCGGTCTCTCTCGCGATTCTACCGAAGACCCAAGAGATACACGCTCTAGCTGCAGGCGGCTGGTTCTGGTCACAACAAACTCCCAATGATGTCTTTGTAATTGCCAATCGCTTTTCGGTCAAAATTCCTGCAAAAGAGGAAATTTGACCGAAATTCGAGGTGGACATAGGTTCTCCTCGTCAGCTGTCCTTTACAGCTGCGCGAACAGGAGAAAGACTAGCTTTGTTTTCCTCACCCCCGCAAGCCCGAGAAGCCCTTGACTCAATTGGATACATCACTGATGACATAACCGCCACGGTTGTGTACCTCGGAGCCAAGCTGAATAAGCCTGTCCTGCTTGAAGGACCGCCAGGCAGCGGGAAGACCGAACTTGCCTATGCCATTGCCAAGGCGACGGGCACAGAAGTTGAACGATTGCAGTGCTTTGAAGGCATCAACGAAGAGAAGGCCATCGGCAAGTTTGATGAAGCGTTGCAGCGGTTGGCTGTGGAGCTGCGATCCAAGTCAGGACCGGTTGAATGGGAACAACTCAAACAGGAAGTGCACGGGTTGGAGTTTTCAGTGCCGGTCCACTCCTCCTGGCTCTGCAATACCCGAAGCGGTGCGTACTGCTTGTCGATGAGCTCGACAAGGTTTCCCAAGCTTTCGAGGCCATGTTGCTTGAACTACTTTCTGTTTGGCAGTTGAGCATCCCTAAGCTTGGCGTGATTAGGGCAGAGACCATTCCATTTGTAATCCTGACTTCGAATGGAGAGCGCCGCATCGGCGATCCTCTGCGAAGACGAAGCTTTTATCTTCGGATCGATCATCCCACTCCGCAACGAGAAGCCGCGATTCTTCAATTGCGGACGCCGAACCAAAGCGCTGAGTTCCACTGCTGTATGGCAGGCCTGGCAAAGGCGTTGCGCGGCTGGAATTTGGAGAAGCCCCCATCGATCTCCGAAATGCTTGATCTGGCGCAGGCCCTTGAAGTGCTGGGAGAATCGCGAATTACACCCGAAATGCGAGACATTTTGTTGCCGCTGCTAGCCAAGATGGAAGCTGACAGACGAAAACTCTTATTGCGGGATGGATGGGCGAGCTTGGTTTACGACGCCCAGCAATACAGCGCGGAGGCAGTCGAGCCATGAAAACGCTTGGACTCCTGCTGATTCTGCTTGTTTGCCTTGCCGTGTTGGGCCGGAATGGGCAATGCCTCCAGGCAGGAAGCCGAGTATTACGTTGCCGCCTATGCCAAGCACTATGGCGTTCCGGTTGAGTTTGTTCGTGCACTGGTCGAGCAAGAGTCAGGTTGGCACAGGTGTGCCATTTCCAGAAAAGGAGCCGCCGGCCTGATGCAGCTCATGCCGGATACCGCCAAAAAGTTGAACGTTCAGGACCGCTGCGACGCGAAGCAGAACGTCTCGGGAGGGGGCCGTCATTTGGCGCGGCTGATGGCAAAGTTCCATGGAGACCTGAGGTTGGTTGCAGCCGCATATTATGCGGGCGAACGGGTGATCGAAGTTCGTGGGCTTCAGTATG
It contains:
- a CDS encoding phage integrase SAM-like domain-containing protein, with translation MEHPVLAAKPPTHQPVVAEVQTAPHRITIKESVESFLEDEEGRHLRKGTTGQSKTLLQHQLIPWAHQQGLRYLDQLTVSVLARFRAHWSKDLENCQNTARRKHERLCGFFHFCIRSEWLNKNPARLLKPIKVNRVPTGYYTRDEFARIVDATYAYGNWKGGHDFEHRGK
- a CDS encoding site-specific integrase; protein product: MRWGGLAITDAVTLERAKLTRDGKLFLYRAKTGTPVYVPLPAEVAQLLREIPNSNPRYFFWSGMGERESAKKSWDKSLRRVFQSANLREPDGTPKRCTAHMCRDTFAVELLLSGVPLDQVSLLLAHDSIKVTEKHYAPFVKARQEQLEASVRLAWRNMSGIAASAESRPGGLSRPD
- a CDS encoding MoxR family ATPase codes for the protein MFSSPPQAREALDSIGYITDDITATVVYLGAKLNKPVLLEGPPGSGKTELAYAIAKATGTEVERLQCFEGINEEKAIGKFDEALQRLAVELRSKSGPVEWEQLKQEVHGLEFSVPVHSSWLCNTRSGAYCLSMSSTRFPKLSRPCCLNYFLFGS
- a CDS encoding lytic transglycosylase domain-containing protein, translated to MGNASRQEAEYYVAAYAKHYGVPVEFVRALVEQESGWHRCAISRKGAAGLMQLMPDTAKKLNVQDRCDAKQNVSGGGRHLARLMAKFHGDLRLVAAAYYAGERVIEVRGLQYANPDVVAYVASIRQRVERHKQVRSANVQRTPGRTR